From Mustela nigripes isolate SB6536 chromosome 13, MUSNIG.SB6536, whole genome shotgun sequence, one genomic window encodes:
- the FLRT2 gene encoding leucine-rich repeat transmembrane protein FLRT2 — MGLQTTQWPNHGAFFLKSWLLISLGLYSQVSEILACPSVCRCDRNFVYCNERSLTSVPLGIPEGVTVLYLHNNQINNAGFPAELHNVRSVHTVYLYGNQLDEFPMNLPKNVRVLHLQENNIQTISRAALAQLLKLEELHLDDNSISTVGVEDGAFREAISLKLLFLSKNHLSSVPVGLPVDLQELRVDENRIAVISDMAFQNLTSLERLIVDGNLLTNKGIAEGTFSHLTKLKEFSIVRNSLSHPPPDLPGTHLIKLYLQDNQINHIPLTAFSNLRKLERLDISNNQLRVLTQGVFDNLSNLKQLTARNNPWFCDCSIKWVTEWLRYIPSSLNVRGFMCQGPEQVRGMAVRELNMNLLSCPTTTPGLPVFTPAPSTASPTTQPPTLSAPTPSRSDTPLTPTTSRLPTIPDWDGRERATPPISERIQLSIHFVNDTSIQVSWLSLFTVMAYKLTWVKMGHSLVGGIVQERIVSGEKQHLSLVNLEPRSTYRICLVPLDAFNYRAVEDTICSEATTHASYLNNGSNTASSHEQTTSHSMGSPFLLAGLIGGAVIFVLVVLLSVFCWHMHKKGRYTSQKWKYNRGRRKDDYCEAGTKKDNSILEMTETSFQIVSLNNDQLLKGDFRLQPIYTPNGGINYTDCHIPNNMRYCNSSVPDLEHCHT; from the coding sequence ATGGGCCTACAGACCACACAGTGGCCCAACCATGGGGCTTTTTTCCTGAAATCTTGGCTTCTTATCTCCTTGGGGCTCTACTCACAAGTGTCAGAAATCTTGGCGTGCCCTAGCGTGTGCCGCTGCGATAGGAACTTTGTCTACTGTAATGAGCGAAGCTTGACCTCAGTGCCTCTTGGGATCCCGGAGGGCGTAACCGTACTCTACCTCCACAACAACCAAATTAATAATGCTGGATTTCCTGCAGAACTGCACAACGTCCGTTCCGTGCACACGGTCTACCTTTATGGCAACCAACTGGATGAATTCCCCATGAACCTTCCCAAGAACGTCAGAGTTCTCCATTTGCAGGAAAACAACATTCAGACCATTTCACGGGCTGCTCTGGCCCAGCTCTTGAAGCTCGAGGAGCTTCACTTGGATGACAACTCGATATCCACAGTGGGGGTGGAGGACGGGGCCTTCCGGGAGGCTATTAGCCTCAAACTGTTGTTTCTATCCAAGAATCACCTGAGCAGTGTGCCTGTGGGGCTTCCCGTGGATTTGCAAGAGCTGAGAGTGGATGAAAATCGAATCGCTGTCATATCAGACATGGCCTTTCAGAACCTCACGAGTTTGGAGCGTCTGATCGTGGACGGCAACCTCCTGACCAACAAGGGCATCGCCGAGGGCACCTTCAGCCACCTCACCAAGCTCAAGGAATTTTCCATCGTGCGGaattccctctcccacccccctcccgaTCTCCCAGGTACACATCTGATCAAGCTCTACCTGCAGGACAACCAGATCAACCACATCCCTCTGACCGCCTTCTCAAACCTGCGCAAGCTGGAACGGCTGGATATATCCAACAACCAGCTGCGCGTGTTGACTCAAGGGGTCTTTGATAATCTCTCCAACCTGAAGCAACTCACTGCTCGGAATAACCCCTGGTTTTGCGACTGCAGCATTAAATGGGTCACGGAATGGCTCAGATACATCCCTTCATCTCTCAACGTGCGAGGTTTCATGTGCCAGGGGCCCGAGCAAGTCCGGGGGATGGCCGTCAGGGAGCTGAATATGAATCTTTTATCGTGCCCCACCACGACCCCTGGGCTGCCCGTCTTCACCCCGGCCCCAAGTACAGCCTCTCCAACGACTcagccccccaccctctctgccccaacccccagcagAAGCGATACCCCCCTGACTCCCACCACCTCCCGACTGCCCACCATTCCTGACTGGGACGGCAGGGAAAGAGCGACCCCGCCAATTTCTGAACGGATCCAGCTCTCTATCCATTTTGTGAACGACACGTCCATTCAAGTCAGCTGGCTCTCTCTCTTCACGGTGATGGCATACAAACTCACGTGGGTGAAAATGGGCCACAGTTTGGTGGGCGGCATCGTCCAGGAACGCATCGTCAGCGGGGAGAAGCAGCACTTGAGCCTGGTGAACCTGGAGCCCAGATCCACCTACCGGATTTGTTTGGTGCCCCTGGATGCTTTTAACTACCGAGCTGTGGAGGATACCATTTGTTCTGAGGCCACCACCCACGCCTCCTATTTGAACAACGGCAGCAACACTGCTTCCAGCCACGAGCAGACGACTTCCCACAGCATGGGCTCCCCTTTTCTGCTGGCCGGCCTGATCGGGGGGGCAGTGATATTCGTGCTCGTGGTCTTGCTCAGTGTGTTTTGCTGGCACATGCACAAAAAGGGGCGCTACACGTCCCAGAAGTGGAAGTATAACCGAGGCCGGCGGAAAGATGACTATTGCGAGGCCGGCACCAAGAAGGACAACTCCATCCTGGAGATGACCGAAACCAGCTTTCAGATCGTCTCCTTAAATAACGATCAGCTCCTTAAAGGAGATTTCAGACTGCAGCCCATTTACACCCCGAACGGGGGCATTAATTACACAGACTGCCACATCCCCAACAACATGCGATACTGCAACAGCAGCGTTCCAGATCTGGAGCACTGCCACACGTGA